In Longimicrobiales bacterium, a genomic segment contains:
- the murQ gene encoding N-acetylmuramic acid 6-phosphate etherase: MRDRRLTEQQNPASQEIDTLDPLGIVDLINAEDRKIAEAVGAEREAIAKALRLAEAAFRSGGRLIYVGAGTSGRLGVLDASEMPPTYGTDPAMVRGIIAGGSEALVRSQEGAEDHPADGAASIDDMEVDARDFVLGIATSGSTPYVHGAVNRAAERGARTGFLMCTPPSPELVKRLDVVIAPLVGPEVITGSTRMKAGTATKLVLNTITTGAMVRLGKVYGNLMVDLQVTCEKLQDRGERILQGMLDIDRAEATDLLAGAQGHVKTALVMGQLGVGADEARRHLEAASGVIADVVGTLDP; this comes from the coding sequence ATGCGCGATCGTCGCCTCACCGAACAGCAAAACCCTGCCTCGCAGGAGATCGATACGCTGGACCCTCTGGGCATTGTCGATCTCATCAATGCGGAGGACCGGAAGATCGCCGAAGCTGTCGGCGCAGAGCGTGAAGCCATCGCCAAAGCGCTGAGGCTCGCTGAGGCTGCGTTTCGATCTGGGGGCCGGCTGATCTACGTCGGCGCGGGAACGTCCGGACGACTCGGGGTGCTCGATGCTTCAGAGATGCCCCCCACGTACGGGACAGACCCGGCGATGGTGCGGGGGATCATTGCTGGTGGCTCTGAAGCCCTCGTGCGATCTCAGGAAGGCGCTGAGGATCATCCAGCCGACGGAGCTGCTTCAATCGACGACATGGAGGTGGACGCACGGGACTTCGTCCTCGGGATCGCGACCTCCGGCTCAACGCCATACGTCCACGGTGCCGTGAATCGGGCAGCGGAGCGAGGCGCGCGAACTGGCTTCTTGATGTGCACGCCGCCGAGTCCAGAGCTGGTCAAACGACTGGATGTCGTCATCGCGCCACTTGTCGGACCGGAGGTCATTACCGGATCGACACGCATGAAGGCCGGGACCGCCACCAAGCTTGTCCTGAACACGATCACCACCGGTGCGATGGTCCGCCTTGGGAAGGTATACGGGAACCTGATGGTCGATCTCCAGGTTACGTGCGAAAAGCTGCAGGACCGGGGTGAGCGGATTCTCCAGGGGATGCTCGATATCGACCGCGCGGAGGCTACAGATCTCCTTGCCGGTGCCCAAGGGCATGTGAAGACTGCACTCGTCATGGGGCAGCTCGGAGTCGGCGCGGATGAAGCTCGCCGTCATCTCGAAGCGGCTTCAGGGGTGATTGCGGACGTGGTCGGGACGCTCGACCCATGA